In Nocardia sputorum, a single genomic region encodes these proteins:
- a CDS encoding ABC transporter ATP-binding protein, giving the protein MTVEVAPLPAEQAGNRPPKSVLKERKQQEAQARKEILAPVRGSLTVASLIMVVASACAVVPFVLIVEACRELLRDQVDTGRVWRLLTIAVLVLVARALLQAAALTWTHLVDAGYQLAVRRALAAKLTRVPLGWFGERTSGEVKKYLQDDVEALHYLVAHARLEFVGAVTIPLITLGYLVTVEWRLAVVLLLPILAYAVLYSRMMDRDGRDRYVVYTRAEQATKQATIEFVDGIQVVRAFGQAGKAHSVFQDAVEHQARSVDRLKTPIIKVQAASDIVVTPVFVMLVVVVAGLGAVGLDWIEPLDVLPFLLVGLGLGSSLLSLGYGAQALRAAAVAAQRLHELQQTPELSTGAPTPAEPESAPAGLVRFEGVGFGYRSGHDVLHDIDLELVPGTITALVGPSGSGKSTLAKLLPRFYDVGSGRITIGGRDIRDIPSEELYRTVGFVFQDVRLIRGSIRENLRLARPDADDAAVEQAARAAQIHDRIVALPRGYDSELGVDATLSGGEAQRLSIARALLADTPVLVLDEATAFADPESEAAVQDALAVLVAGRTVLVIAHRLHTITGVDRILVLERGRLVEQGDHASLVTAGGAYQRLWEINEAALGEIALVDSVEGAR; this is encoded by the coding sequence ATGACGGTAGAGGTCGCGCCGCTGCCGGCGGAGCAGGCGGGGAACCGGCCGCCGAAGTCGGTGCTGAAGGAACGCAAGCAACAGGAGGCGCAGGCGCGCAAGGAAATCCTCGCGCCCGTGCGCGGCTCGTTGACCGTCGCGAGCCTCATCATGGTCGTCGCGTCGGCGTGCGCGGTCGTGCCTTTCGTGCTGATCGTGGAAGCCTGCCGCGAATTGCTGCGGGACCAGGTGGACACCGGCCGGGTGTGGCGCCTGCTGACGATCGCGGTGCTGGTGCTGGTGGCGCGGGCCCTGTTGCAAGCCGCGGCGCTGACCTGGACGCACCTGGTCGACGCCGGCTATCAGCTCGCCGTGCGCCGGGCGCTGGCGGCCAAGCTGACGCGGGTGCCGCTGGGTTGGTTCGGCGAACGGACCTCGGGCGAGGTGAAGAAGTACCTCCAGGATGACGTGGAGGCTTTGCACTACCTGGTGGCCCACGCCCGCCTGGAGTTCGTCGGCGCGGTGACGATTCCGCTGATCACCCTCGGATACCTGGTCACCGTCGAATGGCGGCTGGCCGTGGTGCTGCTGCTGCCGATCCTGGCCTACGCGGTGCTCTACAGCCGGATGATGGACCGCGACGGCCGGGACCGTTACGTGGTCTACACGCGCGCCGAGCAGGCCACCAAGCAAGCGACCATCGAATTCGTCGACGGCATCCAGGTGGTGCGTGCCTTCGGTCAGGCGGGCAAGGCGCACAGCGTCTTCCAAGACGCCGTCGAGCACCAGGCGCGCAGCGTCGACCGGCTGAAGACGCCGATCATCAAGGTGCAGGCCGCCTCCGACATCGTCGTCACCCCGGTGTTCGTGATGCTGGTCGTGGTCGTCGCCGGTCTGGGCGCCGTCGGTCTGGACTGGATCGAGCCGCTGGATGTGCTGCCGTTCCTGCTGGTCGGCCTCGGCCTGGGCAGCTCCTTGCTCAGTCTCGGCTACGGCGCGCAGGCGCTCCGCGCTGCCGCGGTGGCCGCGCAGCGCCTGCATGAGCTGCAACAGACACCCGAATTGAGCACCGGGGCGCCGACTCCCGCCGAGCCGGAATCCGCGCCCGCCGGTCTCGTCCGGTTCGAAGGGGTCGGCTTCGGCTATCGCTCCGGTCACGACGTGCTGCACGACATCGACCTCGAGCTCGTCCCCGGCACCATCACCGCTCTGGTCGGACCGAGCGGATCGGGCAAGTCGACACTGGCCAAACTGCTCCCCCGGTTCTATGACGTGGGGTCGGGCCGGATCACGATCGGCGGCCGCGACATCCGCGACATTCCGAGCGAGGAGCTCTACCGGACGGTGGGATTCGTCTTCCAGGACGTGCGTCTGATCCGGGGCAGCATCCGGGAGAACCTGCGCTTGGCCCGGCCCGACGCCGACGACGCCGCCGTGGAGCAGGCCGCCCGCGCCGCGCAGATCCACGACCGCATCGTGGCGCTGCCGCGTGGTTACGACTCCGAGCTCGGCGTCGACGCCACCTTGTCCGGTGGCGAGGCGCAACGGCTCTCGATCGCACGCGCCCTGCTCGCGGACACTCCCGTCCTCGTGCTGGACGAAGCGACCGCGTTCGCCGACCCGGAATCGGAAGCGGCGGTGCAGGACGCGCTGGCGGTCCTGGTCGCGGGCCGCACGGTGCTGGTCATCGCGCACCGGTTGCACACCATCACGGGGGTGGACCGTATCCTGGTGCTCGAGCGGGGACGGCTGGTCGAGCAGGGCGACCACGCGAGTCTCGTCACCGCGGGCGGCGCCTACCAGCGGCTGTGGGAGATCAACGAAGCGGCGCTGGGCGAGATCGCCCTCGTCGACAGTGTGGAGGGTGCCCGATGA
- a CDS encoding TIGR03667 family PPOX class F420-dependent oxidoreductase yields the protein MTATASDRSATPVVDTETEFGARVAERLARESVLWLTTVGPTGTPQPNPVWFQWRDGEFLVFSKPAQPKIRNIQRNPRVSLNLNSTETGGDVVVLTGTARVVDQRPGADEIDAFTKKYADGLRSIGMTDEQFYAEYSVVLRVTPDRLRGF from the coding sequence ATGACCGCAACGGCATCCGATCGATCCGCCACCCCCGTCGTCGACACCGAGACCGAATTCGGCGCGAGAGTCGCCGAACGCCTGGCGCGCGAATCCGTCCTCTGGCTGACCACCGTCGGCCCCACCGGCACACCGCAGCCCAACCCCGTCTGGTTCCAGTGGCGCGACGGCGAATTCCTCGTCTTCAGCAAGCCCGCCCAGCCGAAGATTCGCAACATCCAGCGCAACCCCCGGGTCTCGCTGAATCTCAACAGCACCGAGACCGGCGGCGACGTCGTCGTACTCACCGGCACGGCCCGCGTGGTCGACCAGCGGCCCGGCGCGGACGAGATCGACGCGTTCACGAAGAAATACGCCGACGGCCTGCGCTCGATCGGCATGACCGACGAGCAGTTCTACGCCGAATACTCCGTCGTCCTGCGCGTCACCCCCGATCGGTTGCGCGGGTTCTGA
- a CDS encoding putative glycolipid-binding domain-containing protein, which translates to MTFAPPPPTAAWRHRSARDGFEVAYFRVTEQGVLIDGCTTAVEGGAAWVVDYRIALDTEWRTRRAQVAMRKPGGWNTLVLECDGAGSWLLDGMPAPLLDGCLDVDLESSALTNALPVHRAARDVGDGMDAPAAYVYASGAAVGRLEQRYLRTADGEHGPRFDYAAPEFDFHCTLDYDKSGLVLEYPGIAARVH; encoded by the coding sequence ATGACCTTCGCGCCGCCGCCGCCCACCGCCGCGTGGCGGCACCGGTCCGCCCGCGACGGATTCGAGGTGGCGTATTTCCGCGTCACCGAGCAGGGCGTGCTGATCGACGGCTGCACCACGGCCGTCGAGGGCGGCGCGGCGTGGGTGGTGGACTACCGGATCGCGCTGGACACCGAATGGCGCACGCGCCGGGCCCAGGTCGCGATGCGCAAACCCGGTGGCTGGAACACGCTGGTGCTGGAGTGCGACGGCGCGGGGTCCTGGCTGCTGGACGGCATGCCCGCGCCATTGCTCGACGGCTGCCTGGACGTGGACCTGGAGTCTTCCGCGCTGACCAACGCCCTGCCGGTGCACCGGGCCGCGCGGGACGTAGGCGACGGCATGGACGCGCCCGCGGCGTACGTCTACGCCTCCGGCGCCGCGGTCGGCCGGTTGGAACAGCGCTACCTCCGCACAGCCGACGGCGAGCACGGACCGCGGTTCGACTACGCGGCCCCCGAATTCGACTTCCACTGCACCCTGGACTACGACAAATCGGGCTTGGTGCTCGAGTACCCGGGCATCGCGGCCCGTGTCCACTGA
- a CDS encoding RluA family pseudouridine synthase, translating to MRRRQQPPLPKRHGLDPARLRLPEQGDWATIRDHLVERLPRVPATRIDELLHAGGIVDLSGPIAPDAPYVPGGAVWFHRDLPEETVVPFDIPVVHRDDDLLVVDKPHFLATIPRGQHILQTALVRLRRELDLPDLVPAHRLDRVTAGLVLFVINPARRGAYQTMFHKRTVRKEYEAIARFDPDLALPRVVRSRIIKEKQVLAAQEVPGEPNAETEVELLEHRDGLGRYRLRPHTGRTHQLRLHMNSLGIPILGDDFYPALTDKPVDDFTRPLQLLAASLEFTDPVTREPRRFETTRTLQAWTDPHGWAG from the coding sequence ATGAGAAGGCGGCAACAACCGCCGTTGCCGAAACGGCACGGCTTGGACCCGGCCCGGCTACGACTACCGGAGCAGGGCGACTGGGCGACCATCCGGGACCATCTGGTGGAGCGCCTCCCCCGGGTGCCCGCGACGCGGATCGACGAACTGCTGCACGCGGGCGGCATCGTCGACCTGAGCGGGCCGATCGCCCCCGACGCACCGTACGTGCCCGGCGGCGCGGTCTGGTTCCATCGCGATCTGCCCGAGGAGACGGTGGTCCCGTTCGACATCCCCGTCGTGCATCGCGACGACGACCTCCTGGTGGTGGACAAACCGCATTTCCTGGCCACGATTCCGCGCGGTCAGCACATCCTGCAGACCGCGCTGGTGCGACTGCGCCGAGAACTGGACCTCCCCGACCTGGTCCCGGCGCATCGGCTCGACCGCGTCACGGCGGGCCTGGTGCTGTTCGTGATCAACCCCGCCCGCCGTGGCGCGTACCAGACCATGTTCCACAAGCGCACCGTGCGCAAGGAGTACGAGGCGATCGCCCGGTTCGATCCCGATCTCGCGCTGCCCCGGGTGGTGCGCAGCCGGATCATCAAGGAGAAGCAGGTGCTCGCGGCCCAGGAGGTCCCGGGCGAACCGAACGCGGAGACCGAGGTCGAATTGCTCGAGCATCGCGACGGCCTCGGCCGCTACCGGCTGCGACCGCACACCGGCCGGACCCACCAGTTGCGACTGCACATGAACAGCCTCGGCATCCCGATCCTCGGCGACGACTTCTACCCGGCGCTCACCGACAAGCCCGTCGACGACTTCACCAGGCCGCTCCAGTTGCTGGCCGCCTCGCTCGAGTTCACCGATCCGGTCACCCGCGAGCCGCGCCGTTTCGAGACCACTCGCACGTTGCAGGCCTGGACCGACCCACACGGGTGGGCCGGCTGA
- a CDS encoding CPBP family intramembrane glutamic endopeptidase, whose translation MSEPDLAAPTHPRHKVHAYVDVAVVVIVLAGTNLIAHFTTAWANIVTVPVAAIVLLALMRRRGLGWSELGLSPRHWRRGSRYALAAVAVVLAVVAIGAALPLTRPFFLADRYATISGALIASMIVIPLQTVIPEELAFRGVLHGTLHRAYGARGVFAAGSLLFGLWHIASSLGLTSGNRGLSGFIGGGVAGQIIGILLAVVATAAAGMVFTWLRHRSGSLLAPIALHWSVNGAGALAAAVVWHTTLG comes from the coding sequence ATGTCTGAGCCGGACCTAGCAGCCCCGACCCATCCGCGCCACAAAGTGCACGCCTACGTCGACGTCGCCGTCGTCGTGATCGTCCTGGCGGGCACCAATCTGATCGCGCATTTCACCACCGCGTGGGCGAACATCGTGACGGTGCCGGTCGCGGCGATCGTCCTCCTCGCGCTGATGCGCAGGCGCGGCCTCGGCTGGTCGGAACTGGGGCTTTCACCCCGCCACTGGCGGCGCGGTTCGCGCTACGCGCTCGCGGCGGTGGCGGTGGTCCTCGCGGTCGTCGCGATCGGCGCGGCGCTGCCCCTGACCCGCCCGTTCTTCCTGGCCGATCGCTACGCGACCATCTCGGGCGCGCTGATCGCCTCGATGATCGTCATCCCGCTGCAAACCGTGATCCCCGAAGAGCTGGCCTTCCGCGGCGTGCTGCACGGCACGCTGCACCGCGCCTACGGTGCGCGCGGCGTCTTCGCGGCGGGCTCCCTGCTGTTCGGGCTCTGGCACATCGCGTCCTCCCTCGGCCTCACCTCCGGCAACCGCGGCCTGAGCGGCTTCATCGGGGGCGGCGTGGCCGGACAGATCATCGGAATCCTGCTCGCCGTCGTCGCGACAGCCGCGGCGGGCATGGTGTTCACCTGGCTACGCCACCGCAGCGGCAGCCTGCTCGCCCCCATCGCCCTGCATTGGTCGGTCAACGGCGCGGGAGCCCTGGCGGCCGCCGTCGTCTGGCACACCACGCTCGGTTGA
- a CDS encoding helix-turn-helix domain-containing protein, whose product MDDAGIGERTARARKLTRLTQQQLAQKANVSVSLLRKVERGARPASPAFIAAVAGALGVDIENLTGQPYTPARDDAGAHATIRELRRKILAFNDEPLSAPITLKELTTALHRVQESRRRGRYGDHIAELPDVIHGLHALAAEEPSERRLERIYATLAYAYNSASSVAYRYGYLDLAALAAERCVWAAERSGDPVWPIAAEYHRALILLYSGSYAGGLRIIARAQTVGEQLPTTPEVLAVRGALHLRGSILSARALDADAADTHLREARRIAETIGSAQYQEYGTGFHLANVDIHSVSVPVELSDGTTAVARAERIRLPASVTPSRAGHHWIDVSRAWLLHGDKQRALVSLDRARRIAPGLTRNHPQVHETVRVLAHARRGTDSLARFAKWANVKI is encoded by the coding sequence ATGGACGATGCCGGGATCGGAGAACGTACCGCCAGAGCTCGCAAACTCACCCGGCTCACACAGCAACAGCTCGCGCAGAAGGCGAACGTCTCGGTGTCGCTGCTCCGCAAGGTCGAACGGGGCGCCCGCCCGGCCTCGCCCGCGTTCATCGCAGCCGTGGCCGGAGCACTCGGGGTCGACATCGAGAATCTGACCGGTCAGCCCTACACCCCGGCGCGCGACGATGCCGGAGCTCACGCCACCATTCGCGAGTTGCGCCGGAAGATACTGGCGTTCAACGACGAACCATTGAGCGCGCCGATCACCTTGAAAGAGCTGACCACAGCACTGCATCGGGTGCAGGAGAGCAGGCGGCGCGGCCGGTACGGCGACCACATCGCCGAACTGCCGGACGTGATCCACGGGTTGCACGCCCTCGCGGCCGAGGAGCCTTCCGAGCGTCGTCTGGAGAGGATCTATGCGACGCTCGCCTACGCCTACAACAGCGCGTCTTCGGTGGCCTACCGGTACGGCTACCTGGACCTCGCCGCGTTGGCCGCTGAGCGCTGTGTGTGGGCGGCTGAACGCAGCGGCGACCCGGTTTGGCCGATCGCGGCGGAATACCATCGCGCGCTGATCCTGCTGTACTCCGGCTCGTACGCCGGTGGTCTGCGGATCATCGCGCGCGCACAGACCGTCGGCGAGCAGCTGCCCACGACACCGGAAGTCCTCGCGGTGCGGGGCGCATTACATCTGCGGGGGTCGATACTGTCGGCCCGTGCTCTCGACGCCGACGCCGCCGACACGCATCTGCGGGAGGCCCGCCGGATCGCCGAGACCATCGGTTCCGCGCAATACCAGGAGTACGGAACCGGGTTCCACTTGGCGAACGTCGATATCCACTCCGTTTCTGTGCCCGTCGAGTTGTCCGATGGCACGACAGCGGTTGCGCGTGCCGAGCGGATTCGTCTACCGGCATCGGTCACGCCCTCTCGCGCCGGGCATCACTGGATCGATGTGTCCCGCGCGTGGTTGCTCCACGGGGACAAACAGCGCGCTCTCGTCAGTCTCGACCGAGCACGCCGGATCGCACCAGGGCTCACACGCAACCACCCGCAGGTCCACGAGACCGTCCGCGTGCTGGCTCACGCCCGGCGCGGAACCGACTCCCTGGCCCGGTTCGCGAAATGGGCAAACGTCAAGATTTGA
- a CDS encoding MMPL family transporter has translation MFARLGAVVVHNPWKVIGLWVLLAIAVVASAPELKSTTDQSAFLPSHYESIQALELQQKAFPDSSAPAAIIVFARKDGTPLTDADAASVVSIGGNLRDAQIKDVIGMQPTPPSENRLVQIIAVQMTKVTNPNDTTQGDAVKALRKELKERVAGTELKAGITGQAAQVLDQQESGDKGLAIVGVATVVLILVLLLVIFRSPVIALLPIIVIGAVSSMVGGLIAMVARAFDLQIDASINAILVVVLFGVGTDYILFLMFRYRERLRAGEDSKTAMVSAVTRVGEAITSAAGAVIIAFMALVLSTLGMFRAMGPALAIAVAVALLAGLTLVPAVVSLLGTKVFWPSKAWRTEPKGARFTAIGSALGRRPGAFAVVSGGALIVLGVFAFGFHPTFDLSSGSTSEASESVVYSKELVKGLPAGTTQPSDVLLQSDGALTAEQLTAYRNALAGVPGVGQVAEPKLSADKTIADFAVTLDAAPESDAALDTVKGPLRDTAHAAAPAGTTAAVGGLTSVFVDFQEAMARDYSIVFPVAAILIMIVLGLLLRSLVAPWYLMASVFLGFAATLGAAVLVFQHFRGETGLIFTLPVIMYLFVVALGTDYNILMVARLREEAREGNEPKQAAALAVRHTGPTIAAAGVILAGTFASMMLAGNNVLAQMGFAISVGIAIAAFVMAMFFTPALTALIGHKAWWPGHGDEKPGGAGPEAQEVVGTSVGER, from the coding sequence ATGTTCGCACGACTGGGGGCCGTGGTCGTCCACAATCCGTGGAAGGTGATCGGCCTGTGGGTGCTGCTCGCCATCGCGGTGGTGGCCTCGGCGCCGGAACTGAAATCGACGACAGACCAATCAGCCTTCCTGCCCTCCCACTACGAATCTATTCAGGCATTGGAGTTGCAGCAGAAGGCTTTCCCCGACAGCTCCGCTCCCGCGGCGATCATCGTGTTCGCCCGGAAGGACGGCACGCCGTTGACCGACGCGGACGCGGCCTCGGTCGTGTCGATCGGCGGCAACCTGCGCGACGCGCAGATCAAGGACGTCATCGGAATGCAACCGACGCCGCCGTCGGAGAACCGCCTGGTGCAGATCATCGCGGTGCAGATGACGAAGGTGACGAACCCGAACGACACCACGCAGGGTGACGCGGTCAAGGCGCTGCGCAAGGAGTTGAAGGAACGCGTGGCGGGCACCGAGCTGAAGGCGGGCATCACCGGCCAGGCGGCGCAGGTGCTGGATCAGCAGGAATCGGGCGACAAGGGTCTGGCCATCGTCGGAGTCGCCACCGTCGTCCTGATCCTGGTGCTGTTGCTGGTCATCTTCCGCAGCCCGGTGATCGCGTTGCTGCCGATCATCGTGATCGGCGCGGTCTCCAGCATGGTCGGCGGATTGATCGCCATGGTGGCCAGAGCATTCGACCTGCAGATCGACGCCTCGATCAATGCCATCCTCGTGGTCGTGCTGTTCGGTGTCGGCACCGACTACATCCTGTTCCTGATGTTCCGCTACCGCGAACGCCTGCGCGCAGGCGAGGATTCGAAGACCGCCATGGTCAGCGCCGTCACCCGGGTGGGTGAGGCGATCACGTCCGCGGCGGGCGCGGTGATCATCGCGTTCATGGCGCTGGTGCTCTCCACGCTGGGCATGTTCCGTGCCATGGGGCCGGCGCTGGCGATCGCGGTGGCGGTCGCGCTGCTGGCGGGGCTGACACTCGTTCCCGCCGTCGTGTCGCTGCTTGGCACCAAAGTGTTCTGGCCGTCCAAGGCCTGGCGCACCGAACCGAAGGGCGCGCGGTTCACCGCGATCGGCAGTGCGCTCGGCCGGCGGCCCGGTGCGTTCGCCGTAGTCTCCGGCGGTGCGCTGATCGTGCTCGGTGTCTTCGCGTTCGGTTTCCACCCGACGTTCGATCTCAGCTCCGGGTCCACCTCGGAGGCTTCGGAATCCGTCGTCTACAGCAAGGAGCTGGTCAAGGGCCTGCCCGCCGGGACCACCCAACCTTCGGACGTCCTGTTGCAGTCCGACGGCGCGTTGACCGCCGAGCAGCTCACCGCCTACCGCAACGCGCTGGCCGGGGTACCCGGTGTGGGACAGGTGGCCGAGCCGAAATTGTCCGCGGATAAGACGATCGCCGACTTCGCGGTGACGCTCGATGCCGCGCCGGAGTCGGATGCAGCGCTGGACACCGTCAAGGGCCCGCTGCGCGATACCGCGCACGCGGCGGCGCCCGCCGGTACGACCGCCGCCGTCGGTGGTCTGACCTCGGTGTTCGTCGACTTCCAGGAGGCGATGGCGCGGGACTACTCGATCGTGTTCCCGGTGGCGGCGATCCTCATCATGATCGTGCTGGGACTGCTGCTGCGCAGTCTGGTCGCGCCGTGGTACCTGATGGCCTCGGTGTTCCTCGGCTTCGCCGCCACGCTCGGCGCCGCGGTGCTGGTGTTCCAGCACTTCCGCGGTGAGACCGGCCTGATCTTCACGCTTCCGGTGATCATGTATCTGTTCGTGGTCGCGCTGGGCACCGACTACAACATCCTCATGGTCGCCCGGCTGCGGGAAGAGGCGCGCGAGGGCAACGAGCCGAAACAGGCCGCGGCGCTGGCCGTGCGGCACACCGGCCCCACCATCGCGGCGGCCGGAGTGATCCTGGCGGGCACGTTCGCGTCGATGATGCTGGCCGGCAACAACGTCCTCGCACAGATGGGCTTCGCCATCTCGGTGGGCATCGCGATCGCGGCCTTCGTCATGGCGATGTTCTTCACGCCCGCGCTCACGGCGCTCATCGGTCACAAGGCGTGGTGGCCGGGGCATGGGGACGAGAAGCCTGGTGGGGCGGGGCCGGAGGCGCAGGAGGTCGTCGGGACTTCGGTCGGCGAGAGGTGA
- a CDS encoding EXLDI protein has protein sequence MTTDPNELDGAGTVEEQACGVTIVKESAEPVDADDLRQVVLRVGPGGGRQQRFFGRLLGESREYTKVGITVVRVYVSRKGKFVVHRRESDWREMSVAIDWTEWKNWRELLRPGSGEREWGDYTVEIVDSPAELRGRIPEHIYRTVVDVAENPTSQDLQI, from the coding sequence ATGACCACCGATCCGAACGAGCTGGACGGTGCGGGCACTGTCGAGGAGCAGGCTTGCGGCGTCACCATCGTCAAGGAATCCGCCGAGCCGGTCGACGCGGACGACCTGCGCCAGGTCGTGTTGCGGGTGGGCCCGGGCGGCGGGCGTCAGCAGCGGTTCTTCGGCAGATTGCTCGGTGAATCCCGCGAATACACCAAGGTCGGGATCACCGTGGTGCGGGTCTACGTGAGCCGCAAAGGCAAGTTCGTGGTGCACCGGCGGGAATCGGACTGGCGCGAAATGTCCGTCGCCATCGACTGGACCGAATGGAAGAATTGGCGCGAGCTGCTGCGGCCCGGCAGCGGCGAGCGCGAGTGGGGTGATTACACGGTGGAGATCGTGGACTCGCCCGCTGAGCTGCGAGGCCGAATCCCGGAGCACATCTACCGAACCGTTGTCGATGTGGCCGAGAACCCGACCTCGCAGGACCTGCAGATCTGA
- a CDS encoding NUDIX domain-containing protein: protein MELGRARMAAGALFVRGDHVLLVHKTYGNGWDLPGGYVEPGEAPAAACRREVREELGIDRSVRRLLVHDWAPRPGEGDKVLYVFDCGVLGADECAIRLQESELDAWQWVSIDDLDDYVIPRLARRVRRAHLAYLDGCPRYLEHGRPVGRGD from the coding sequence GTGGAACTCGGGCGAGCGCGGATGGCTGCGGGGGCGTTGTTCGTGCGCGGTGACCATGTGTTGCTTGTGCACAAGACGTACGGCAATGGGTGGGATCTGCCGGGCGGATACGTGGAGCCAGGGGAGGCGCCCGCTGCCGCTTGTCGGCGCGAGGTTCGGGAGGAACTGGGGATCGATCGTTCCGTCCGTCGGCTGCTCGTGCACGACTGGGCGCCGAGGCCAGGAGAAGGCGACAAGGTCCTGTACGTATTCGATTGCGGTGTGCTCGGTGCCGACGAGTGTGCCATCCGCTTGCAGGAATCGGAACTCGATGCGTGGCAGTGGGTTTCGATCGACGACCTCGATGACTACGTGATACCGAGGTTGGCTCGGCGGGTGCGGCGAGCGCACCTGGCATACCTCGACGGCTGCCCCAGGTATCTCGAACACGGGCGTCCGGTCGGGCGCGGCGACTAG
- a CDS encoding SDR family NAD(P)-dependent oxidoreductase: MTTETTARRWLITGANSGFGAAFTRAVLAAGDEVVAAVRRPETMAEVVAAHPDRVQVVTLDMRDPAAAERAVKEAGHVDVLVNNAGYGVVGAIEETSPADVRDAMEVMFHAPLRLTQLVLPQMRERRAGAIVQVTSMGGFMSFAGVGIYSAAKGALELASEALAQEVNPLGIQVLIVEPGAFRTGFAKPAALAISSAISDYAATAGAVRDGLPESDQQQEGDPDKAAAAVLATVGRPGAPLRLALGPDAIQGIRDKLAQVAADLDATAELGTNTGFDS; this comes from the coding sequence ATGACTACGGAAACCACTGCGCGCCGCTGGCTGATCACCGGCGCGAACAGCGGCTTCGGTGCGGCGTTCACCCGTGCCGTGCTCGCCGCGGGTGACGAAGTCGTCGCGGCGGTGCGCCGGCCCGAGACCATGGCGGAGGTCGTTGCCGCACATCCGGACCGGGTGCAGGTGGTGACACTCGACATGCGGGATCCCGCCGCCGCCGAGCGTGCGGTGAAGGAGGCCGGACACGTCGACGTGCTGGTCAACAACGCCGGCTACGGCGTCGTCGGCGCGATCGAGGAGACCAGTCCGGCCGACGTGCGTGATGCGATGGAGGTCATGTTCCACGCCCCGCTCCGGTTGACGCAGTTGGTGCTGCCGCAGATGCGGGAACGCCGTGCCGGGGCGATCGTGCAGGTGACGAGCATGGGCGGATTCATGTCTTTCGCGGGCGTCGGCATCTACAGTGCCGCCAAGGGTGCGCTGGAGCTGGCCAGCGAAGCGCTCGCCCAGGAGGTGAACCCGCTGGGCATCCAGGTGCTCATCGTCGAGCCCGGCGCGTTCCGCACCGGTTTCGCGAAACCCGCCGCGTTGGCTATCAGCTCCGCGATCTCCGACTACGCCGCGACCGCCGGCGCGGTCCGCGACGGCCTGCCGGAGTCCGATCAGCAACAGGAAGGCGACCCCGACAAAGCCGCCGCCGCGGTCCTGGCGACGGTCGGCCGCCCCGGCGCGCCGCTGCGCCTGGCGCTGGGCCCCGATGCCATACAGGGCATCAGGGACAAGCTCGCCCAGGTCGCCGCCGACCTCGACGCCACCGCCGAGCTGGGAACGAACACCGGCTTCGACTCCTGA
- a CDS encoding NAD-dependent epimerase/dehydratase family protein, producing the protein MRVLVTGANGYIGSAVVDLLGSAGHEPIAMVRESGPAVRVTTRIADLLDEAGLWEALDGVDAVCHLGGLTRARESTADPLRYFRVNTGGTVALLDAMAATGVSRIIFASTGSIYGTPERQPMTESLPDAPPHPYAASKLAAEWAIRSQTGTGRLSATVLRLMNVAGGADPDPTRLIPRAFAAARNGSVLEVNGDGSAVRDYLHLDDAAAAFVACLANMPPKGEFARYLVGSGQGSSILDVVAAVERRTGRRIRLTHRPAAPEPAVLISDPAKAMTELHWRPDRSDLETIVRDTRLIL; encoded by the coding sequence GTGCGCGTTCTCGTCACCGGAGCGAACGGCTATATCGGCAGCGCGGTTGTCGATCTGCTGGGCAGCGCGGGGCACGAACCGATCGCGATGGTTCGTGAGAGCGGTCCGGCCGTGCGAGTGACGACTCGGATCGCCGACCTGCTGGACGAGGCCGGGTTGTGGGAGGCGCTGGACGGCGTGGACGCGGTGTGCCATCTCGGCGGGCTGACTCGGGCGCGTGAATCGACGGCCGATCCGCTGCGGTACTTCCGCGTCAACACCGGCGGGACCGTCGCCTTGCTGGACGCCATGGCCGCGACCGGCGTCTCGCGGATAATCTTCGCCTCGACCGGATCGATATACGGAACTCCGGAGCGCCAGCCGATGACGGAATCCCTACCCGACGCGCCCCCGCACCCGTACGCCGCGAGCAAGCTGGCGGCGGAGTGGGCCATCCGCTCGCAGACGGGCACCGGCCGCTTGTCCGCCACCGTACTGCGCTTGATGAACGTGGCCGGTGGCGCGGACCCCGATCCGACGCGTTTGATCCCCCGAGCGTTCGCCGCCGCGCGGAACGGCTCGGTATTGGAAGTCAACGGCGACGGCAGCGCGGTGCGCGACTATCTGCACCTCGACGACGCCGCAGCGGCTTTCGTGGCGTGCCTCGCGAACATGCCGCCGAAAGGCGAGTTCGCGCGCTACCTCGTCGGCAGCGGTCAGGGCAGCAGCATCCTCGACGTCGTCGCCGCGGTCGAGCGGCGGACCGGCCGCCGGATCCGGCTGACCCATCGGCCTGCCGCGCCCGAACCGGCCGTCCTGATCAGCGATCCCGCCAAGGCGATGACCGAATTGCATTGGCGCCCTGATCGTTCCGATCTCGAAACGATCGTGCGCGACACCCGGCTCATCCTGTGA